Proteins encoded within one genomic window of Sphingomonas cannabina:
- a CDS encoding phytanoyl-CoA dioxygenase family protein, whose amino-acid sequence MGSEPRCALDAAAITSFINDGFVRIDRAFPKNLAEEARTILWRDTGCDPHTPSSWTRPVVRLGHYGQPPFRAAANGPLLHAAFDQLVGPGRWLPPGALGTFPVRFPSSADPGDDGWHIDVSFGDDNPDFMEWRANIVSRGRALLMLFLFSDVGPDDAPTRIRVGSHIDIARQLAPAGEAGLTLRELAADGFAGSAHRPEVSAVGEAGTVYLCHPFLVHAAQRHRGTEPRFLAQPPLLPREPIRIDRSDGGYSPVEQAIRIAIGGIGAG is encoded by the coding sequence ATGGGATCTGAACCTAGGTGCGCGCTGGACGCCGCCGCCATCACGTCATTCATCAACGACGGCTTCGTCCGCATCGACAGAGCCTTTCCGAAAAATCTGGCGGAGGAAGCACGCACGATCCTGTGGCGCGACACCGGCTGCGATCCGCACACCCCCTCGAGCTGGACGCGGCCGGTCGTACGGCTCGGGCACTATGGCCAGCCGCCCTTCCGGGCAGCGGCGAACGGGCCGTTGCTTCACGCCGCATTCGACCAGCTCGTCGGGCCCGGACGGTGGCTGCCGCCCGGCGCGCTCGGCACCTTTCCGGTGCGTTTTCCCTCGTCCGCCGATCCCGGCGACGACGGCTGGCACATCGACGTGAGCTTCGGCGACGACAATCCGGACTTCATGGAATGGCGCGCGAACATCGTCAGCAGGGGCCGGGCGCTGCTCATGCTGTTCCTGTTCTCCGACGTCGGACCCGACGATGCTCCGACGCGGATCCGGGTGGGGTCGCACATCGACATCGCGCGCCAGCTCGCGCCGGCCGGCGAGGCAGGGCTGACCCTGCGCGAGCTGGCGGCCGACGGCTTCGCCGGATCGGCCCATCGGCCGGAGGTGTCGGCTGTCGGCGAGGCCGGCACGGTCTATCTGTGCCACCCCTTCCTCGTCCACGCGGCGCAGCGGCACCGCGGAACCGAGCCGCGTTTCCTGGCGCAACCTCCGCTGCTCCCCCGCGAGCCCATCCGCATCGATCGGTCCGACGGCGGCTATTCGCCGGTCGAGCAGGCGATCCGGATCGCGATCGGCGGCATCGGGGCCGGCTGA
- a CDS encoding septal ring lytic transglycosylase RlpA family protein → MRDLARARIGGAAMATLMLSACAGGNFRPVSDTPTVIGRPYVVRGTTYVPAADPTYDMLGYASWYGSESGNRTARGERFRPGWITAAHTTLPLPTYVEVTALATGRRIIVRVNDRGPFVRGPRIIDLSRGAAEQLGIKAQGHAAVRVRRVEPSEEDRERLRHGKPARDLPPVPEPVLQNLRGQLAAAGY, encoded by the coding sequence ATGCGGGACTTGGCAAGGGCGCGGATCGGTGGCGCGGCGATGGCGACGCTGATGCTATCCGCCTGTGCGGGCGGCAATTTCCGGCCGGTGAGCGACACGCCGACGGTGATCGGACGGCCCTATGTGGTCCGCGGCACGACCTATGTGCCGGCCGCCGATCCGACCTACGACATGCTGGGCTATGCGAGCTGGTACGGGAGCGAGTCCGGCAATCGCACCGCGCGCGGCGAGCGTTTCCGTCCCGGCTGGATCACGGCGGCGCACACCACCCTGCCGCTGCCGACCTATGTCGAGGTGACGGCGCTGGCGACCGGGCGGCGGATCATCGTCAGGGTCAACGACCGCGGCCCCTTCGTGCGCGGCCCGCGCATCATCGACCTGTCGCGCGGCGCTGCGGAACAGCTCGGCATCAAGGCACAGGGCCATGCGGCGGTGCGGGTGCGGCGGGTCGAGCCGTCGGAGGAGGATCGCGAACGCCTGCGCCACGGCAAGCCTGCGCGCGACTTGCCGCCGGTGCCGGAGCCGGTGCTGCAGAACCTCAGGGGACAGCTCGCGGCGGCGGGATATTAG
- a CDS encoding EF-hand domain-containing protein gives MISVPALAQDQVPSTSTQQTTPPTEQSVQRPALSQDSSTPQTATPDAQDPAAAQTQQPTTADQAQTAPAQPATGQPASAAAQVAQIVNQEFPTYDKNADGNLDKTEFGSWMVALKTASDPTTKPDDPATKSWVNGAFASADTDKSAQVSKDELTAYLSKSVSGD, from the coding sequence ATGATTTCTGTGCCTGCGCTGGCCCAGGATCAGGTGCCTTCGACCAGCACTCAGCAGACGACCCCGCCGACCGAGCAGAGTGTCCAGCGGCCTGCCCTGTCGCAGGATAGCTCGACGCCGCAGACGGCCACGCCCGACGCGCAGGATCCGGCCGCCGCGCAGACGCAGCAGCCGACCACTGCGGACCAGGCGCAGACCGCACCGGCGCAGCCGGCGACCGGTCAACCCGCGAGTGCCGCCGCGCAGGTCGCGCAGATCGTGAACCAGGAGTTCCCAACCTACGACAAGAACGCGGACGGCAACCTCGACAAGACCGAGTTCGGCAGCTGGATGGTCGCGCTCAAGACCGCGAGCGATCCGACCACCAAGCCCGACGATCCGGCCACCAAGAGCTGGGTGAACGGCGCCTTCGCGTCGGCCGACACCGACAAGTCGGCGCAGGTCTCCAAGGACGAGCTCACGGCCTATCTGTCGAAGAGCGTATCGGGCGACTAA
- the radC gene encoding RadC family protein, protein MDVPATKPTPQPNGDATGHRARLRRRLFEGGGDALLDHELIEYLLALAIPRRDTKPLAKALLREFGGIGGLLAADGEALARVPGMGETSAAAIKIAHAAALRLLRAEVMERPVLSNWQALLDYLRADMAHHGVERVRVLHLDSRNRLLRDELMSEGTIDEAALYAREVIRRAIDLKSTGIILVHNHPSGDASPSRADIDVTRAIADAGRRLGIALHDHIIIAAGGHTSLRAQGLI, encoded by the coding sequence ATGGACGTTCCCGCAACCAAGCCGACCCCGCAGCCGAACGGCGATGCCACCGGGCATCGCGCACGCCTGCGGCGCCGGCTGTTCGAAGGCGGCGGCGACGCGCTGCTCGATCACGAGCTGATCGAATATCTCCTCGCCCTCGCCATCCCGCGCCGCGACACCAAGCCGCTCGCCAAGGCGCTGCTGCGCGAGTTCGGCGGCATCGGCGGCCTGCTCGCCGCCGACGGCGAGGCGCTGGCGCGCGTGCCCGGGATGGGCGAGACCTCCGCCGCCGCGATCAAGATCGCCCATGCCGCGGCGCTCCGCCTGCTCCGCGCCGAGGTGATGGAGCGGCCGGTGCTGTCCAACTGGCAGGCGCTGCTCGACTATCTGCGCGCCGACATGGCACACCACGGCGTCGAGCGGGTGCGGGTGCTGCATCTCGACAGCCGCAACCGGCTGCTGCGCGACGAGCTGATGAGCGAAGGCACGATCGACGAGGCCGCGCTCTATGCCCGCGAGGTGATCCGCCGCGCGATCGACCTCAAATCGACCGGCATCATCCTCGTCCACAACCACCCCTCCGGCGACGCCAGCCCCAGCCGCGCCGACATCGACGTGACCCGCGCCATCGCCGATGCCGGCAGGCGCCTCGGCATCGCGCTCCACGACCACATCATCATCGCCGCCGGCGGGCATACGAGCCTCAGGGCGCAGGGGCTGATCTAG